Genomic window (Streptomyces sp. NBC_01431):
ACGGCGTGAACGAGGAGCGGCGCCTGGAGTACCGCTTCCTGGACCTGCGCCGCGAGCGCATGCACCGCAACATCATGCTGCGCTCGGCGGTCATCGCCTCCATCCGCTCCAAGATGGTCGCGCTCGGCTTCAACGAAATGGCGACCCCGATCCTGACGGCGACCTCCCCCGAGGGCGCCCGCGACTTCGTGGTCCCCTCCCGCCTGAACCCGGGCAAGTTCTACGCGCTGCCGCAGGCCCCGCAGCAGTTCAAGCAGCTCCTGATGATCTCCGGCTTCGACCGGTACTTCCAGATCGCGCCCTGCTTCCGTGACGAGGACGCCCGCGCCGACCGCTCGCCGGGCGAGTTCTACCAGCTCGACGTCGAGATGAGCTTCGTGGAGCAGGAAGACGTCTTCCGGCCCATCGAGAAGCTGATGACCGAGCTCTTCGAGGAGTTCGGCAACGGCCGCCACGTCACCTCGCCGTTCCCGCGGATCCCGTTCCGCGAGTCGATGCTGAAGTACGGCAACGACAAGCCCGACCTGCGCGCCAAGCTCGAACTCGTCGACATCACCGACGTGTTCGAGGGCTCGGAGTTCAAGGCGTTCGCCGGCAAGCACGTGCGCGCCCTGCCGGTGCCGGACGTCGCGTCGCAGTCGCGGAAGTTCTTCGACGGGCTCGGCGACTACGCCGTCTCGCTCGGCGCGAAGGGCCTGGCCTGGGTGCGCGTGGCCGAGGACGGTTCGCTCTCCGGCCCGATCGCCAAGTTCCTGACCGACGAGAACGTCAAGGTCCTCACCGAGCGCCTGGGCCTGGTCCCCGGGCACGCGGTGTTCTTCGGCGCGGGCGAGTTCGACGAGGTCTCCAAGATCATGTCGGGCGTCCGCGTCGAGGCCGCCAAGCGCGCCGGGCACTTCGAGGAGGGCGTCTTCCGGTTCTGCTGGATCGTCGACTTCCCGATGTACGAGAAGGACGAGGAGACCGGCAAGATCGACTTCTCGCACAACCCGTTCTCCATGCCGCAGGGCGGCCTGGAGGCCCTGGAGACCAAGGACCCGCTGGACGTCCTGGGCTGGCAGTACGACATCGTGTGCAACGGCATCGAGCTGTCCTCGGGCGCGATCCGGAACCACGAGCCCGAGATCATGTTCAAGGCGTTCGAGGTCGCGGGGTACGACCGGGAGACCGTGGAGCGCGAGTTCGGCGGCATGCTCAAGGCGTTCCGCCTCGGCGCCCCGCCGCACGGCGGCATCGCGCCCGGCGTCGACCGCATCGTGATGCTGCTCGCGGACGAGCCGAACATCCGCGAGACGATCGCGTTCCCGCTGAACGGCAACGCGCAGGACCTGATGATGGGCGCGCCGACGGAGCTGGACGAGTCCCGCCTGCGCGAACTGAACATCGCGCTTCGCAAGCCGGCGGCGGACAAGACGAAGTAGGGCCCCGCGCCCCTTCTCCAACCCCCCGGGCCGCAGCCGGGGGGTTGCGTCTTTCCGGCACCCGGCTCAGCCGAGGTACGGCTCGCAGCGATGCTCCAAGTAGTGCTGGATGCGCAGGCGTTGGGTGTGGTGCATGGGCAGGGCGTCGAGGTCGGCCGGCGCGACGAACCGCAGTTCCGTGCTCTCCTCGGAAAGGGCCGGCTCCCCACCGGTGATGCGGGCAGTGAAGCAGATATTGAACTGCCTTCGTACCTCGCCGTCGCTGTACTCGATGATGTGCCGGGGGTCCGTGTACGTGCCGACCAGTCCCGTGATCTCCACGTCGAGGCCGGTCTCCTCCTTGACCTCACGCACGGCCGTGCCGGGCAGCGAATCGCCCAGCTCCATCCCGCCACCGGGCAGGGCCCACAGGCCGCTGTCCCGACGCCTTTGCAGCAGGAGACGCCCCTCACCGTCGGCCACCACCGCAGACGCGGCCACGACCATGCTGTTGGGCGCGGGCGCCTGCGGATCGTCGTAGTACTCGGTCCGGGCCAT
Coding sequences:
- the aspS gene encoding aspartate--tRNA ligase, whose protein sequence is MHRYRSHTCGELRASDVGSDVRLSGWLHNRRDLGGILFIDLRDHYGITQLVARPGTAGAEALDKLSKETVVRVDGKVVSRGTENVNGELATGEIEIEVGEVEVLGTANPLPFTINADDGVNEERRLEYRFLDLRRERMHRNIMLRSAVIASIRSKMVALGFNEMATPILTATSPEGARDFVVPSRLNPGKFYALPQAPQQFKQLLMISGFDRYFQIAPCFRDEDARADRSPGEFYQLDVEMSFVEQEDVFRPIEKLMTELFEEFGNGRHVTSPFPRIPFRESMLKYGNDKPDLRAKLELVDITDVFEGSEFKAFAGKHVRALPVPDVASQSRKFFDGLGDYAVSLGAKGLAWVRVAEDGSLSGPIAKFLTDENVKVLTERLGLVPGHAVFFGAGEFDEVSKIMSGVRVEAAKRAGHFEEGVFRFCWIVDFPMYEKDEETGKIDFSHNPFSMPQGGLEALETKDPLDVLGWQYDIVCNGIELSSGAIRNHEPEIMFKAFEVAGYDRETVEREFGGMLKAFRLGAPPHGGIAPGVDRIVMLLADEPNIRETIAFPLNGNAQDLMMGAPTELDESRLRELNIALRKPAADKTK
- a CDS encoding NUDIX domain-containing protein; protein product: MARTEYYDDPQAPAPNSMVVAASAVVADGEGRLLLQRRRDSGLWALPGGGMELGDSLPGTAVREVKEETGLDVEITGLVGTYTDPRHIIEYSDGEVRRQFNICFTARITGGEPALSEESTELRFVAPADLDALPMHHTQRLRIQHYLEHRCEPYLG